In Gossypium arboreum isolate Shixiya-1 chromosome 6, ASM2569848v2, whole genome shotgun sequence, the following are encoded in one genomic region:
- the LOC108459108 gene encoding two-pore potassium channel 1-like, translating to MADEDVRQSLLSSTNDSLNLNETKAIQRRKSHHRSKGPSEKESQEQEKVLQPLINVEPTFVGLEFRIKYVLLLLALYLGIGTIWFFLIKNQIYGKKTNGVIDAIYFCVVTMTSVGYGDLVPHSTLAKILSCIYAFTGVSLVGLILSNAADYIAEKQGILLVKAMLKNEKFNTAEVLMDVETNRDKYKFLMTSLLLVVLIISGISFLILVEGMEFIDAFYCVCSTMTTLGYGDKSFSTQEGRIFAILWILSSTICLGQFFLYLAALYTERRQKSLVKWVLNRKLTPSDLEAADMDHDEVVSAAEFILYKLKEMGKVCQDDILLLMERFKALDVDHSGTLTTDDLILS from the exons ATGGCTGATGAAGATGTTAGGCAGTCTTTACTTTCGTCTACCAATGATTCACTAAATCTCAACGAGACGAAGGCCATTCAAAGAAGAAAGTCACATCACCGGTCAAAGGGTCCTTCAGAGAAAGAATCTCAAGAGCAAGAAAAGGTGTTGCAGCCTCTTATAAACGTTGAACCAACATTTGTAGGATTAGAGTTTAGGATCAAGTATGTGTTATTGTTGTTAGCCTTGTATCTAGGTATAGGCACCATTTGGTTTTTCCTTATCAAGAACCAGATTTATGGTAAGAAAACCAATGGGGTCATAGATGCTATTTACTTCTGTGTTGTGACAATGACCTCAGTGGGATACGGGGACCTTGTACCCCACAGCACATTGGCTAAGATACTTTCCTGCATTTATGCTTTCACTGGTGTGTCTCTTGTTGGTTTAATTCTAAGTAATGCAGCTGATTACATTGCGGAAAAGCAGGGAATTCTCTTGGTTAAAGCCATGCTTAAGAATGAAAAGTTCAATACAGCTGAGGTACTTATGGATGTTGAAACCAACAGAGACAAATATAAATTCTTGATGACTTCACTGCTACTTGTAGTGCTTATAATTTCTGGGATAAGCTTCTTAATTCTAGTTGAAGGAATGGAATTCATTGATGCTTTTTACTGTGTATGTTCCACAATGACCACCCTTGGGTATGGGGACAAAAGCTTTTCAACACAAGAGGGACGTATCTTTGCTATTTTGTGGATACTGAGTAGCACGATTTGTTTAGGTCAGTTCTTTCTCTATCTAGCAGCGCTATACACTGAGAGAAGACAAAAATCACTGGTTAAATGGGTTCTTAATAGAAAGCTAACTCCTTCAGACCTTGAGGCAGCAGATATGGATCACGATGAGGTGGTAAG TGCTGCAGAGTTCATATTATATAAGCTGAAGGAAATGGGAAAGGTTTGCCAGGATGACATTTTGCTATTGATGGAAAGGTTCAAAGCTCTTGATGTTGATCACTCGGGAACTTTGACTACAGATGATTTGATTTTGTCCTAA
- the LOC108457672 gene encoding putative protein FAR1-RELATED SEQUENCE 10, giving the protein MASVASKNMWLRRQQCPCGDWKCYVTYEGDAEETSIVSQIVKTESHQSQDMVAPYVGMVFKTDDDAFEYYGNFARKNGFSIRKERSRLSPQLGIYKRDFVCYRSGFAPARKKLSGEHHRDRKSVRCGCDAKMYLSKEVIDGVSQWFVVQFSNVHNHELLEDDQVRLLPAYRKINEADQERILLLSKAGFPIHRIVKVLELEKGIQGGQLPFLERDVRNFVQNRKKVVQENDALLNEKRENDTMELLEACKATKEADQDFVYDFTVDQNDKVENIAWSYGVAVNSYALFGDVVYFDTTYRSITYDMLFGAWFGIDNNGQPIFFGCVLLQDETLRSFAWAIQTLIRFMKGRCPQTILSDLDPRLRDAITSELPSTKHVTSIWNILPKVSSWFSLQLGSQYADFKSEFDALYRLESTEGFELRWNQMVSIFGLGSDKHITLLYSLRTSWVLSYVRVHFLARMATTAYSKSVDAFLKGIFGVQSCLRGFFEQVGIAANLQNERHQEIQCQYMHMKTCLPIEEHSRQILTPFAFNSLQQELIVSMQYAASEMANGSYVVRHFRKIDGESLVIWIPEDEQIHCSCKEFESSGILCRHALRVFIDKNYFQLPEKYFLSRWRRESSLMFYDDHSVQDKDDEWFQEFQSLTETLFAESSITKERSDYIRRELTKELTRLLNEIRDMPENDGAPMDFTLTPTD; this is encoded by the exons ATGGCATCCGTTGCATCGAAAAACATGTGGCTAAGAAGGCAGCAATGCCCATGTGGTGACTGGAAATGTTATGTAACATATGAAGGAGATGCTGAAGAGACATCGATAGTATCCCAGATTGTAAAAACTGAATCACATCAGTCCCAAGACATGGTTGCTCCTTATGTTGGAATGGTGTTTAAGACCGACGATGATGCTTTCGAGTATTATGGAAATTTTGCTAGGAAAAATGGGTTTTCCATTAGGAAAGAGAGGTCCAGACTGAGCCCCCAATTGGGGATTTATAAGCGTGATTTTGTTTGCTATCGTTCCGGATTTGCACCGGCAAGGAAAAAGCTTTCTGGGGAACACCATAGAGATAGGAAGTCTGTACGGTGTGGGTGTGATGCTAAGATGTACTTGTCCAAGGAAGTAATAGATGGGGTTTCTCAATGGTTTGTTGTACAGTTTAGCAATGTTCATAATCACGAGCTTTTAGAGGATGACCAGGTCCGTCTCTTGCCTGCATATAGGAAGATTAATGAGGCAGATCAAGAGAGAATTTTACTACTTTCAAAAGCTGGGTTTCCTATACATCGTATAGTGAAGGTTTTGGAGTTGGAAAAAGGCATTCAAGGTGGGCAATTGCCTTTTTTGGAGAGAGATGTTAGGAATTTTGTTCAAAACCGGAAGAAAGTGGTTCAAGAAAATGATGCTTTGCTCAATGAGAAAAGAGAAAATGATACAATGGAACTTCTTGAGGCATGTAAAGCAACAAAAGAGGCTGATCAAGATTTTGTTTATGATTTTACAGTAGATCAGAATGATAAGGTTGAGAACATTGCTTGGTCATATGGTGTCGCTGTTAATTCATATGCCTTGTTTGGTGATGTTGTTTATTTTGACACCACTTACAGATCAATCACATATGATATGCTTTTTGGGGCATGGTTTGGAATTGACAACAATGGTCAACCAATTTTCTTTGGTTGCGTTTTATTGCAGGATGAAACACTGCGCTCCTTTGCATGGGCTATACAG ACGCTTATCCGCTTCATGAAAGGGAGATGTCCACAGACAATTTTAAGTGATCTTGATCCACGACTTAGAGATGCTATAACAAGTGAATTACCGAGTACCAAACATGTTACATCTATATGGAACATACTTCCAAAGGTATCTAGCTGGTTCTCTCTTCAGCTTGGATCTCAATATGCAGACTTTAAATCAGAATTTGATGCATTGTATCGTCTGGAGAGTACAGAGGGTTTTGAGCTACGATGGAATCAAATGGTTTCCATATTTGGACTTGGCTCAGATAAACATATCACTTTACTCTACTCTCTTCGTACATCTTGGGTGCTGTCATATGTGAGAGTTCATTTTCTTGCTCGAATGGCAACAACAGCCTATTCAAAGTCTGTAGATGCTTTCTTGAAAGGTATCTTCGGTGTTCAATCATGTTTACGTGGATTTTTTGAGCAG GTTGGTATTGCAGCCAATTTACAAAACGAGCGACATCAAGAGATACAGTGCCAGTATATGCATATGAAAACATGCTTACCCATTGAAGAGCATTCACGGCAAATTCTTACACCCTTTGCATTCAATTCTCTACAACAGGAATTAATAGTAAGCATGCAGTATGCTGCATCTGAAATGGCCAATGGATCATATGTTGTGCGTCATTTCAGAAAGATTGATGGGGAAAGTCTTGTTATATGGATTCCAGAAGATGAACAGATTCACTGTTCATGTAAGGAGTTTGAGTCTTCTGGGATATTGTGCAGACATGCTCTTCGTGTATTTATAGATAAGAACTACTTTCAACTTCCTGAAAAGTACTTTCTAAGTAGATGGCGAAGAGAAAgctctttgatgttttatgatgatcATTCTGTTCAAGATAAAGATGATGAATGGTTTCAAGAGTTCCAGTCCTTAACTGAAACTTTATTTGCAGAATCATCAATTACAAAAGAGCGCTCTGATTATATTCGTAGGGAGCTGACAAAGGAACTTACAAGACTTCTCAATGAGATTAGAGATATGCCAGAAAACGATGGAGCACCCATGGATTTTACGCTTACACCAACTGATTAG